From a single Desulfatibacillum aliphaticivorans DSM 15576 genomic region:
- a CDS encoding branched-chain amino acid ABC transporter permease, which yields MTETILKRWDRELVIAGVAVLFLLPLFGIPPKIYLTLTIAGLAMGMLLFLVASGVSIILGLMDVLNFAHGALFAWGAYVGFSTFKFLERWVQADSVLLNFGAFAAAIVCAMAVVAVLGMVLERVLVRRVYGNHLFQILITFGATIVLVEMIRVIWGPNDDVMAVPLTFQGNWDVFDVIIDRYRIICILIGALVFGVVQLVLKKTKLGLIVRAGVENRDMVQAMGHNIFLLFTGVFAVGAGLAALGGLAMSIFSLQVYPDMGSTYLLFAFIVVIIGGLGSVTGSLVGALIVGLSYNYVAYLVPWAAAGVNIIIMIIILLIRPKGLFTAGK from the coding sequence ATGACAGAGACAATACTTAAACGCTGGGACAGGGAACTCGTCATTGCCGGGGTCGCCGTTCTGTTTCTGCTGCCCCTTTTCGGCATCCCCCCAAAAATCTACCTGACCCTGACCATCGCCGGATTGGCCATGGGCATGCTGCTGTTTTTGGTGGCGTCGGGAGTCAGCATTATTCTGGGATTAATGGATGTGCTGAACTTCGCCCACGGCGCCTTGTTCGCCTGGGGCGCCTATGTGGGCTTCAGCACGTTCAAGTTCCTGGAACGATGGGTCCAAGCCGATTCGGTGCTGCTGAATTTCGGGGCCTTTGCAGCGGCTATCGTGTGCGCCATGGCGGTGGTCGCGGTGTTGGGGATGGTGCTGGAGCGCGTGCTGGTGAGAAGAGTCTATGGCAATCATCTGTTTCAGATTCTGATCACCTTCGGCGCCACCATCGTGCTGGTGGAAATGATCCGCGTGATTTGGGGCCCCAATGACGACGTCATGGCGGTGCCCCTCACCTTTCAAGGCAACTGGGACGTCTTTGACGTCATCATCGACCGGTACCGGATCATCTGCATCCTGATAGGGGCTTTGGTTTTCGGCGTCGTTCAGCTTGTTTTAAAGAAGACCAAGCTGGGGTTGATCGTGCGGGCTGGGGTTGAAAACCGCGACATGGTGCAAGCCATGGGGCACAACATCTTTCTGCTTTTTACAGGCGTCTTCGCCGTGGGTGCAGGCTTGGCGGCCCTGGGCGGGCTGGCCATGTCCATATTCAGCCTGCAGGTGTATCCGGACATGGGATCGACCTATCTTCTTTTCGCCTTTATTGTGGTGATCATCGGCGGGCTGGGCAGCGTCACAGGCTCCCTTGTCGGGGCCCTGATCGTGGGGCTGTCTTATAATTACGTGGCGTATCTGGTTCCCTGGGCGGCGGCCGGCGTCAATATCATCATCATGATCATCATTCTACTCATCAGGCCGAAAGGCCTCTTCACCGCGGGGAAGTAA
- a CDS encoding ABC transporter ATP-binding protein produces the protein MNEVVLKADNLQTYIGHHHILQGLSFEAQADAVTVLIGRNGAGKSTTLKTLMGLLPPSEGTIVYNGMSIQGKRPYEIARMGIGYVPEDMGIFADLTVEENFKVAKLKEDEATAGRLARILDLFGALGKFWHSPAGNLSGGQKQMLAIGRAIVNDISLLLIDEPSKGLAPIIIEALIEAINLIKEECVVVLVEQNFYMASAVGDYFHILDDGRIVHSGRMEALVEDEELKSRYLGISKSES, from the coding sequence ATGAATGAGGTCGTGTTGAAAGCAGACAATCTGCAGACCTATATCGGCCACCACCATATCCTTCAGGGTCTTTCCTTCGAAGCCCAGGCCGACGCCGTCACCGTGCTCATCGGCCGCAACGGCGCCGGCAAGAGCACCACCCTGAAAACCTTGATGGGGCTGCTTCCGCCGTCAGAGGGGACCATTGTCTACAATGGCATGAGCATACAAGGCAAGCGGCCCTACGAGATCGCCCGCATGGGAATCGGGTACGTCCCGGAGGACATGGGAATCTTCGCCGATCTGACAGTGGAGGAGAATTTCAAAGTGGCCAAGCTCAAGGAGGATGAGGCCACCGCCGGAAGGCTGGCCAGAATCCTGGATTTATTCGGCGCATTGGGCAAGTTCTGGCATTCGCCGGCCGGAAACCTGAGCGGCGGACAAAAACAGATGCTGGCCATTGGCAGGGCCATTGTAAACGATATTTCGCTGCTGCTCATCGACGAGCCCTCCAAGGGGTTGGCGCCCATCATCATTGAGGCCCTGATCGAGGCAATCAACCTGATAAAGGAAGAGTGCGTCGTTGTTCTCGTGGAACAGAATTTCTACATGGCCAGCGCCGTGGGCGATTATTTTCACATTTTGGATGACGGGCGCATCGTGCACAGCGGCCGGATGGAAGCCCTGGTGGAGGATGAGGAATTGAAAAGCCGCTACCTGGGAATATCCAAATCCGAAAGCTGA
- a CDS encoding ABC transporter ATP-binding protein: MNATSTDAIIATEDLTIRFGGHAAVDQVSLEVKPFTLKSIIGPNGAGKTTFFNLLSGQYKPTGGKVFLKGKDITHLGAPMRCRLGLGRSFQLTNIFPLLTVLENVRLAIQARKGYGLNFWRHYLHFSACEDEAYQILKEVLLDEKWLYPANLLTHGEQRKLEMAILMALKPEILFLDEPTAGMSQEEVPAILEILERIKSVGDKTILLVEHKMDMIMNLSDSIAVLQDGRLIADSDPETIYRSKEVQEAYLGGGAKHE; the protein is encoded by the coding sequence ATGAATGCGACGAGTACCGATGCGATAATCGCCACGGAGGATCTTACCATCCGTTTCGGAGGCCATGCGGCCGTGGACCAGGTAAGCCTGGAGGTTAAGCCGTTTACGTTAAAATCGATTATCGGCCCCAACGGAGCGGGCAAAACGACCTTCTTCAATTTGTTGAGCGGTCAGTACAAGCCCACCGGCGGAAAGGTGTTTCTAAAGGGAAAGGACATCACTCATCTGGGCGCTCCCATGCGGTGCCGGCTGGGATTGGGGCGTTCTTTTCAACTCACCAACATCTTTCCCTTGTTGACGGTCCTGGAAAATGTCCGTTTGGCCATCCAGGCCCGAAAGGGGTACGGGTTGAATTTCTGGCGTCACTATCTCCATTTTTCGGCCTGTGAGGATGAAGCATACCAGATTCTCAAGGAAGTGCTTTTGGATGAAAAATGGTTGTATCCGGCGAATTTACTGACGCATGGCGAGCAGCGCAAACTGGAAATGGCCATTTTGATGGCATTGAAACCGGAGATTCTTTTTCTGGATGAACCCACGGCGGGCATGTCCCAGGAGGAAGTGCCCGCCATTTTGGAGATTCTGGAGCGCATCAAATCCGTCGGCGATAAAACCATTTTATTGGTGGAGCACAAGATGGATATGATCATGAATCTATCGGATTCCATCGCCGTTCTGCAGGACGGCCGCCTCATCGCCGACAGCGATCCGGAAACCATCTATCGCAGCAAAGAGGTCCAGGAGGCGTATTTGGGAGGGGGGGCGAAACATGAATGA
- a CDS encoding substrate-binding domain-containing protein, with protein MKARAGIIFLLVIGASIAMTASTALGAEPIKIGIIQGLSGPLEIYGKAEVTGFKMGLEYFTKGTNQINGRDVTLVIEDTQLQAARAKMLLTKLYSDDKVDLAIGPTSSGVALAVLPVARDFKKILIVEPAVADSITGKDWNRYVFRTGRNSSQDAISNAAAVAKPGVSIACIGQDYAFGRDGIAAYKEAAEKLGAKIVHEEYCDPKGTDFVAPIQRIIEAMKDLPGPKYIWVIWAGKGGPIPQLISAGLDKYGIEITSGGNVLAALKMMKPLDGMQGATYYYYENPSNPVNDWLVEEHFKRFNEPPDFFTCGGFAAAGAVVKAITAAGSTDTEKLIAAMEGMEFMTPKGMMKFRKEDHQALQTMFAFKLKVDPDVEWAIPVLTRELTMEETAPPIVNQR; from the coding sequence ATGAAAGCAAGAGCGGGGATCATATTTTTACTGGTCATAGGGGCGTCGATAGCCATGACGGCTTCCACGGCGCTGGGAGCGGAACCCATCAAGATCGGCATCATACAGGGGCTCAGCGGACCTTTGGAGATCTATGGCAAGGCCGAGGTCACCGGCTTTAAAATGGGGTTGGAGTATTTCACCAAGGGAACCAATCAGATTAACGGCAGAGATGTGACTCTGGTCATCGAAGACACTCAGCTCCAGGCGGCCAGGGCCAAGATGCTGCTCACCAAACTTTACAGCGATGACAAGGTTGATCTGGCTATCGGACCCACCAGCAGCGGCGTGGCCTTGGCGGTGCTGCCCGTGGCCCGGGATTTTAAGAAAATATTGATTGTGGAGCCTGCGGTGGCGGATTCGATTACCGGCAAGGACTGGAACCGGTATGTTTTTAGAACCGGGAGAAATTCCAGCCAGGACGCCATTTCCAATGCGGCGGCCGTGGCCAAGCCCGGGGTGAGCATCGCCTGCATCGGCCAGGATTACGCCTTTGGCCGGGACGGCATCGCAGCCTACAAAGAGGCCGCCGAAAAGCTGGGCGCCAAAATCGTGCACGAGGAATATTGCGATCCCAAGGGAACGGATTTTGTCGCGCCCATCCAAAGAATCATCGAGGCCATGAAAGACCTGCCGGGACCCAAATACATCTGGGTGATCTGGGCCGGAAAAGGCGGCCCCATTCCCCAATTGATCTCCGCCGGACTGGATAAATACGGGATCGAAATCACCAGCGGCGGAAACGTCCTTGCGGCTCTCAAGATGATGAAGCCGCTGGACGGCATGCAGGGCGCCACTTATTACTACTACGAAAATCCTTCAAATCCGGTGAATGACTGGCTGGTGGAAGAGCATTTCAAACGTTTTAATGAGCCCCCGGATTTCTTTACCTGCGGCGGTTTTGCAGCCGCCGGCGCCGTGGTGAAAGCCATCACGGCCGCCGGGAGTACGGACACGGAAAAACTCATTGCCGCCATGGAGGGCATGGAATTCATGACGCCCAAAGGGATGATGAAATTCCGCAAGGAGGATCATCAGGCGCTGCAAACCATGTTCGCTTTTAAGCTGAAAGTGGACCCCGATGTGGAATGGGCCATCCCGGTGCTCACCAGGGAGCTGACCATGGAGGAAACTGCTCCGCCCATTGTAAACCAAAGGTAA
- a CDS encoding SDR family oxidoreductase encodes MEETIKPEDAKEPTIGSEDILILSDPQFNSSNVCIVTGAGTGIGRATAIAAAANQLMTIGLDINEEEGRKTQKLARDMGGQMVFLPCDLSRDADMDKAVTEAAKLGAIKYLANIAGIQHIDSVENFPMDKYDQMQSLMLRAPFYLSKLAIPHMKKSNDGCGVIANMASVHAHICTKNKPVYNITKFGLRALSQSISAEGEGRVRSFTLSTGFVKTPLALNQINAQATQRGITPEEVVRDVMMGTSRIKEMMSPIEVANLMLFGFSRFAKYLVGGDMLFDGGMVLTY; translated from the coding sequence ATGGAAGAAACCATCAAACCGGAAGACGCCAAGGAACCGACCATCGGGAGTGAGGATATTCTAATCCTGTCAGACCCGCAATTCAACAGTTCCAATGTCTGCATCGTCACCGGCGCCGGCACCGGCATCGGCCGGGCCACGGCCATTGCCGCCGCGGCGAACCAACTGATGACCATCGGCCTGGACATCAATGAGGAAGAAGGCCGCAAGACGCAAAAGCTGGCCCGGGACATGGGCGGGCAAATGGTTTTTTTGCCGTGCGATTTGTCCAGGGACGCGGACATGGACAAGGCCGTGACGGAAGCGGCTAAGCTGGGCGCCATCAAGTATCTGGCCAACATCGCGGGAATTCAGCATATCGACTCCGTCGAAAACTTCCCCATGGATAAATACGATCAGATGCAATCCCTGATGCTTAGGGCGCCTTTTTATCTTTCCAAGCTCGCCATCCCCCACATGAAAAAAAGCAATGACGGATGCGGCGTCATCGCCAATATGGCCTCGGTGCATGCTCATATCTGCACCAAGAACAAGCCGGTCTACAACATCACCAAATTCGGATTGCGCGCCCTGAGCCAGTCCATTTCGGCCGAAGGCGAAGGCCGGGTCCGTTCCTTTACGCTCAGCACGGGTTTTGTCAAAACCCCCCTGGCGCTGAACCAGATCAACGCCCAGGCGACGCAGCGCGGCATCACGCCTGAAGAGGTTGTTCGCGATGTCATGATGGGGACGTCCCGGATCAAGGAAATGATGTCGCCCATTGAGGTTGCCAATCTGATGCTTTTCGGCTTTTCGCGGTTCGCCAAATATCTCGTGGGAGGGGATATGCTGTTTGACGGCGGCATGGTCCTCACCTACTGA
- a CDS encoding sigma-54 interaction domain-containing protein yields the protein MDDKDLRIEALEKDLEMHRAIFDSIFNGALVTDEKGIITHFNKPYGDFLGVDPESQIGRHCTESVVNSRMHIVARTGKPEINQSHNIIGKKMVVQRIPIKRGGRVIAVFGQVLFKDVKDLSRLASELKVLESKVKLYEAELLNLRSTRYTLDSIIGVSGPIKELKEEALRAAATHYPVLICGESGTGKELFAQAIHHASNRKLFPFVRINCAAIPKDLLEAELFGYEKGAFTGARSDGKPGKFELAHQGTLFLDEVGDLPLEMQPKLLRALEDREFERVGGNKIIRSDLRIIAATNQDLDQMMADGRFRKDLFYRLNVIPINIPPLRKRKNDIIPSAEYILRQLAAEANLPDISMDKSAQAALRNHQWPGNVRELSNVLERTLSALNGKTIGLSDLPFYLHQDRKPLSNGGSSSLKAVQARIERESICSALEQTGYNKVKAAELLGIHRTLLYKKIKKYAIPLEKEPRRE from the coding sequence GTGGACGACAAAGACCTCAGAATAGAAGCGCTGGAAAAGGATCTGGAGATGCACCGGGCCATATTCGACAGCATCTTCAACGGCGCCCTGGTCACCGATGAAAAGGGAATCATCACGCATTTCAACAAGCCCTACGGCGACTTTCTGGGCGTAGACCCGGAATCGCAAATCGGACGGCACTGCACCGAATCGGTGGTCAACAGCCGCATGCACATTGTGGCCCGCACCGGCAAGCCCGAAATCAACCAGTCCCACAACATCATCGGCAAGAAAATGGTGGTCCAGCGCATCCCCATCAAACGCGGCGGCCGGGTCATCGCCGTATTCGGGCAGGTCCTGTTTAAGGACGTCAAGGACTTGTCCAGGCTCGCGTCCGAACTCAAGGTCTTGGAATCCAAGGTCAAACTCTATGAGGCGGAACTCCTCAACCTGAGATCCACCCGCTACACCCTGGACAGCATCATCGGAGTCAGCGGTCCCATCAAGGAGTTGAAGGAGGAAGCCCTCCGGGCCGCCGCAACGCATTATCCGGTGCTCATCTGCGGGGAAAGCGGCACAGGCAAGGAGCTGTTCGCCCAAGCCATCCACCATGCAAGCAATCGCAAGCTCTTCCCCTTTGTCCGCATCAACTGCGCGGCGATCCCCAAGGATCTCCTGGAAGCCGAGCTGTTCGGCTACGAAAAGGGCGCCTTCACCGGCGCCCGGTCCGACGGCAAACCCGGCAAGTTCGAACTGGCCCACCAAGGCACGCTGTTTTTGGATGAAGTGGGCGACCTGCCCTTGGAAATGCAGCCCAAACTGCTTCGCGCCCTGGAAGACAGAGAGTTCGAGCGTGTGGGCGGGAACAAGATTATTCGCAGCGACCTGCGCATCATCGCCGCCACCAATCAGGATCTGGACCAAATGATGGCGGACGGCCGCTTTCGCAAGGATCTCTTCTATCGGCTCAACGTCATACCTATTAATATCCCTCCCCTGCGCAAGCGCAAAAACGATATTATCCCCTCCGCCGAATATATTCTCAGGCAATTGGCGGCGGAAGCCAATCTGCCGGACATCAGCATGGATAAATCCGCGCAAGCCGCCTTGCGAAACCACCAGTGGCCGGGCAATGTCCGCGAATTGTCCAATGTGCTTGAGAGAACCTTGTCCGCCTTAAACGGCAAGACGATAGGCCTGTCGGATCTGCCCTTTTATCTCCACCAGGATCGCAAGCCCCTCTCGAACGGAGGCTCTTCCTCCTTAAAAGCCGTGCAGGCCCGCATAGAGCGGGAAAGCATTTGCTCCGCCTTGGAGCAAACCGGGTACAATAAGGTCAAGGCCGCCGAACTGCTTGGCATCCACCGCACCCTGCTTTACAAAAAAATAAAAAAATACGCCATTCCCCTGGAAAAAGAACCCCGAAGAGAATAG